In Cystobacter fuscus DSM 2262, the genomic stretch GAGGAGTTCTTCGAGCGCAGCCCCGCGGTGGCGCTGCTGCGGGAGCTCAACCTCCCCTTGAGCGAGGACGTCGCCCACTCGTCCGTGCGGCTCGATGGGCAAATCCATCCCTACCAGGGAGAGGGGGCGCGCGACACGTACCTCGCGGGCATCTTCAACGAGGAGGAGCGCGCGGCGTTCCTCCGGTGGAACGCCAAGGCCTGGAACCTCTACTCCCAGCTGCATGCCAGTCATGAGGCGGGAACGCCGCTGACGCCGGAGCTGGACGCGCTCATGCACATCAGCTTCGCGGAGTTCATCGCCCGCGAAGGACTTCCGCACAAGGTCAGTGAGTGGATCCGCGTCACGCTGGAGCCCGAGATCGCCATCGAGTGGGACAAGATCTCCGCGCTCGACGGCCTCGACGAGATGCGCCTCTTCCTGGATTCACCGGAGGGGTTCGGCGAGAAGAACTACCACGTCCTCGGTGGCAACACGCTCTTCACCGAGGGGCTCGCCGCCCACCTGCGTCCCGGCCAGCTCATGACCCAGGCCCGCGTCACCGCCGTCGAGCAGACGGACTCGGGCGTGAAGGTGCGGGTCCTCCAGGATGACCGACAGTTCCTCGACATCACCGGGCGGATGGTGGTGGTCACCGTGCCGGTCAATCTCCTGGGGAGGATCCAGTTCTCGCCTTCGCTCAGCCGCGAGAAGTGGCAGGCCATCCAGACGACGAAGATGGGGAGCTACGTCAAGGTGCACTTCCGTGTCGCTCCCGAGGCGTCCCCGTTGTGGGAGGTGAACGGTGAGAACGTCCTGACGCTGCTCTCGGACTCGCCGGCCGGCAGCATCTACGACGTGTCGGAGCTTCAGGAGAACGAGCAGCAGCCTCGGGACCGCGTCCTCACCCTGCTCCTGCACGCCCGGTTCGCGCGCGAGGTCATGAACCTGCCGGTCGACGAGATGCGCGAGAAGAGCGCGGAGGCCCTCGACACCCTCTTCCCGGGCGTCCGCCAGCACATCCGCTCCTCGGAGATCTTCGTCTACCCGCAGGCGGTGGCCTACTGGCCCTTGGAGCTCGGGCGCTCCCGCTTCGATGCCCTCGCGAACGAGCTGCGCCGTCCCCAGGGCCGCCTCTACATCGGAGGCGACACGACGGAGAACAGCCACTCGGAAGGGGCCGTCATCGCCGGGCTCCGGATCGCGCGGCAGATCATCGAGCGTCGGAACGAGCTGCGGGAGCCAGTGGAGTCTCCCCGGGCCGCCGCGCGGTAGCTCCAACCTCCGCGTGGGCCGGCCGTGCTCCCGATCCACCCGTCGCGGTGGCGCGGCCGTGCCCACGAACCCACCTTCCGCGGGAGCCCTCCGCTAGAGCAGCTTCGCCATGATCTCGCGCTCGCGCTGCTCGAGCTTGATCGAGGCGAGCGTCCAGTCGATGAGTTCGTCGGCGACCGACACGTCGAAACCGAAGGCGCCAGCGGCCTCCTTCACCGACGCACGCTCCTCGTTCGCGATCTCACCGTCGGCGCACGCCACCTCGACGATCATGCGCAGGAGGGAGGCGCGCAGCTCGCGGATCTCGATCTTGCCGACGATGTCGGTGAGGCGGCTGGGCTTCTGGAATTCCTGCTCGATGAGCGCGGCGACCTGCTCGTCGCTGGGCGACAGGCCCATGCCTATCACCACCTCATCGAGCTGCTGGCGCTCGTCCTCGGTGATGCGGCCATCGCTCGCCGCCACGTTGGCCATGGCCTGGACGAACGCCATCAGCTGCTCCTGGGGATACTCGCGCGTCATGTCGTCTCCTTGGCGAGCGGCGCGCGGCTGGCCAGGGGCTCGCGGACACAGGAAGGGCCGGGCCGCTCGGCGAGGCAGGATAGTGGGCGCCAACGAGGACCGGAAAGGGTTTTCGCCCGGGCGCGTGGAAGCATGGCGGCGCTCGCTGACGTGGTGAGCCTGCTCCCGAGGGGTGCACCCAGCCCATCGCGGTGCTTTCGTCCTCCAACCAACAGGCCAGGGAACACTTTCCGCTCCGCGAGGGACGGGTTGCCGCCCCACGAGGATTGGAAGACGACTCGGCCCCGCCGGGAGTAGATGTTAAGGCGACTCCGCCGAGGTCCCCGTGTCCAATCCGCCCTCCCCGAACGACAACGCCGGACGCGACGTGGCTTCCCAGGATGAGCCCGCGGGAGCACCTGCTTCCAACCCGGCAGACAGCCCTCCGAGGGAGGGGCTCGCATGGAGTCCCGAGCCACTGGCGTTGCTGGAGGGAATGTTCACGCGCTCCCCCGTGCCCTTCATCATCTTCGATGCGGGCGGGCACGCGCGCCTGAGCAACCGGGCCTATCGCGAAATGTTCGGGGCCGAGCCGCCGCCCGGGTACAACCTCTTCGAGGACAAGGAGAGCGAGCGGACGGGGCTGGTCGGGTTCGTGCGCCGTGCCTTCCGAGGCGAGACCATCCAGGCGCCCACGGTCTGGTATGACCCCAACGCGCACCGGGAGCTCGGCGTGCGCGAGGCGCGGCGCGCGGCCATTTCCTGCACCTTCTTTCCCCTGATGGGCGCGAGGGGCGACGTGTCCCATGTGGCCATCGCCTTCAAGGACGAGACGGCGGAGTGGGTGGCGCGAGAAGAGGCGGAAGCCGAGCGCGATCGGCTGCGCGAGGTGGTGGCGGAGAAGGAGTCCCTCGGCAAGAACCTCCGCATGCTGGAGATGCTCTTCCAGAGCTCGTCCATTGGCGTCGTCTTCGGGATGCCAGACGCCCAGGGACTCACATGGGCCAACCCGGCGTTCTGCCGGATGCACGGGTACTCCCCGAGCGACATGGAGGGAATGGCGCTCGAGGCCCTCTTCGCGCCGGAGGAACGGGCGCGGCTCCCCGAGCTCTTGCGCCAGGTCCATGAAGAGGGACACGTCACCTGGGAGTCCGTCCACCTGCGCCAGGACGGAAGCCGCTTCCCCGTGATGCTCGAGATGACGGCCGTGCGCGATGCCGCGGGGGCGATTCTCGCTCGCGGAGTGACCGTCCAGGACATCAGCGAGCACAAGCGGGTGGAGGCCGAGCGCGTCGCGCACCTCCAGCGCACCTCGAAGCTGCAGGAGGTGACAGCCGCCTTCTCGCGTGCCCTGACACCCGCCGAGGTGGCCCGCATCAGCGCTTCCGCGGGCATCGAATTGCTGGGGGCGAGGGCGGGAGGGCTCAGCCTTCTCAGCCCGGACGGCACGGAACTCATCGCGGTGGGGACGGTGGGGCTGGGTGACGACCCGATTCGCCAATACAGCCGCATTCCCATGACGACGAAGCTCGTGCCGGTGGACGCGGTGAAGACGCGGCGGCCCATCTTCTGTGACTCGGAGGAGGACTACCTGCGCGAGTACCCGGACGCCGCGCGGACCGACACCTTCCAGGGTGGTACCCGCACGAGCCTCCCCCTTTGCGTGGAGGACCGGGTGATCGGCTCGATGGGCTTCGCCTACGAGACATGGTGTCCCCTGTCCAGGGAGGAGCGCGAGCTACAGCAGGCCCTGGCCCACCTGTGCGCCCAGGTCCTGGAACGGGCCCGCCTCTACGCGGAGCAGCGGCGGGCCGAGCAGCGCGCCAGCTTCCTCGCCCAGGTAGGCACGGCCCTCATGCAATCCCTGGACTACGAGGCCACGCTCACCCGCATCGCGCAGCTGGCCGTCCCCGCCATCGCGGACTGGTGCACCGTCACCGCGCTCCACGACGAGCGGTCGCTCGATCGTATCGTCGCCGTCCACAAGGACGCCGACAAGCTGCCGCTCCTCGAGGAACTGGAGCGCCGCTTCTCCCCCAACCACCATCGGGATGAGCGCTACCTGAGGGTGTTGCGGCAGGGACGGCCCCATCTGGTCGATGTGGTGGATGAGGCAGTGCTGGTGGGGGGTACTCAGAACGAGGAGCACCTGCGTCTGATACGAGCCCTGGGCGTGAGCTCCTGCATCATGGTTCCGCTCGTCACCCGAGGCAGGCCGATGGGCGTGATTTCGCTGATGCGGTCCGAGCCGGGACAGAGCTATGGCCCGGCCGACCTCGCGCTCGCGGAGGAGCTGGCCGGGCGCGCCGCCATGGCGCTCGAGAATGCCCTTCTCTACAAGGAAGCTCGGGAGGCGATCCGCGCCCGGGATACCTTCCTCGGCATCGCCTCCCATGAGCTGAACACCCCCCTGACCTCCCTCAAGCTGAATCTCCATGGACTGCGGCGTGGCCTGGAGTCGCTGCTGCCCGGCGTGATCGCGGAGACGGTCCGCGTGAAGTTCCCGTCCATCCAGCGCCAGGTGGACCGGCTCGCCAGCCTCGTGAGGGAGCTGCTGGACGTGTCGCGTATCACGGAGGGACGGCTGAATCTCGAGGTGGGGGAGGTGGACCTCGTCGCCGTGACCCGAGAGGTGGCCGCGCGCTGCGCGGAGGACGCGGCCCGAGCGGGCTGTGAGCTGCGATTGGACGTCCCCGACTCGGTGGTGGGTGAGTGGGACCGGCTGCGGCTGGATCAGGTGCTCCAGAACCTGCTGTCCAATGCCCTCAAGTACGGCCACGGCCAGCCCGTGACGGTGACGGTACGCGCCGACGCGGCCTCGGCCACGGTGACGGTGCGCGACCACGGCATCGGCATCGCGGCCGAGGCACAGGCCCGCCTCTTCCAGAAGTTCGAGCGGGTGGCCAGTGAGCGCAACTACAGCGGCTTCGGACTGGGCCTGTGGATCGTGAAGCAGATCCTCGATGCCATGGGGGGCGGCATCCAGGTGGAGAGCGCACCCGGGCACGGCGCCACCTTCTCCGTTGTCCTGCCACGCACCAGACCCAGGTGACATGGGGGAGGGTTCCGGGTCGGCTGCCCTGCCCTCCTCCCCTTCCTTCTCATTGAATCCGGCACGAGGACATGACGTTGTTCGCGTTCGGGCTCAGGGTGGTGAAATCCGGGGTGTCCGCCGTCCTGGTCCACGAAGCACCCGAGAAGTTGTCATCTGAATACATGATCAACGTCCGTCCACTGGGGACCCTCACCGAGGATGCCCAATCATTGGGCACCCCCAGGGCCGAGAGCTGCGCCAGAGTGTAGTTGCCCACGGGCAACGCCGGGCCGGCCACGCCGCCATAATTGATGTCCTGGAAGAAGACCACGCCGGGGGCGCTCGTGTCCCAGCTATTTCCAGCGAAGGTGGTCGCGAAGCCGCTGGAGCCGTTGACGAACGCGAGCTGGCCGTTGGCGAGGTCGGACACCGTGTTGAGTTCGAAATCTCCCGTCCCCGTGGTGCCCGCCTTGATCCGGATGCCGTTGGCGGCGGGATGGGTGATCGTGTTGTCACTGAAAACGAGGTCCACGTCGTAGGTCCCGATGAGCACCCCCTCGCCGAGCGAGTCGATGATCAGGTTGCCATCGAACGTCGCCGCGACAGGAGTGTTGTCATGCCCGATCACCGCGGCGGCGTTCACCCCGCCGTAAGGCCTGAAGCCGCCCCCCCGGAGGATGGTGTTGCCCTGGACCAGCGCGGACTCCAGAGCACGGCCGGCGTGGAACACGCCCACGACCATGCCGACCTCCTGGGCCGGATCGGCCACGAGGTTGCCTTGCACGGTGACGTTCCGGCCTCCCGCGATGCGCAGCGTGTTCGCTCCGACAGCGCAGATCGAGGTGTTGTTCAACAACCTCACGGTATCCATCTGGGGCCACAACACATCCGCGTTGATGGCGAGGCCATCATCACCGGATCCCCTCACGTAGTTGTTCTGGGCGGTCAGATTGTATCCCGCATGGTCCGCACCAGGACCGCTGTTCAGGTTGATGCCGTCCGCCCAGGGATTCAATATCCGTGAATCCCGGACCGTGCCATGGGAGCCGCTCGCCCACATCGCGGCATCCGTGTGTTGGATCCAGACGCGCTCGACCAGCCAGCCGGTGGCACCCGAGAGGGTCAGTCCATAGCTCGCGCCGAGGTTTCTGTTCCTCCCGGTGGAGGGCACGTCGATGAAGACATCCCGGAGCGTGCAGTTCTCGAGTTCCCACCAGTGGTCGATACCCTGGTTGGGAATGGGCACATCGCGGTAGAGCGTCGTGTACCACATGCCCGCTCCGCTGAGGGTGATTCCCTTCGCGGAGATCACCCGGCGGGTGTCGAAGCGGCCAGCGGGGATCCACACCCCCTTTCCCTGGGCCTGCGCGGCGTTGATGCAGTTCTGGATGGCATCGCTGTCATCTCCGTTGTCGTCGGCGACCGCCCCGTAGCTCGTGATCGAGAGCGTATTGGTCGGCTGAACCCGTGCCGCGGGAGCGCGCTCCACGTCGACCAGATCGAGGTGGTAGAAAGCGGCCGTGTTCGCCGCGTCCTTGCGGAGCATGAACCTGCTCCCCGGGGCGATGGGCGTCCCGGTGATGGCGACCCGCTGATCGTCGTAGAAGCGCTGGGGCGCTCCGCCCGAGGGCGAGTTGTTGTCCCAGGTGCCGGTCCCATAGACCCAGCTCTGGTGGGAACTCAGGGTGATGGCCTGGCGCATCACCCCGTCGACGTACAGGTTCAACGTGGCGGTGATGCCCCCTCCTCCTGGTGCGTCCGGAATCGAGGCGCGAATCACCATCCTGTCGATCGCGATGCCCGTGGTGTTGGTCCAGGAGACCGATTCGCCGGTCGCGTCGAGCTGGACGAACTGGCGGCCCGAGGCCTCGAGCTCCGGAGTCGATGCGGCCGGCAGCGGGCCTGGGGCCAGCGCCCTCAGGGTCGCGCCACCGCCGAGCGTTCCCGCTTCCGCCTCCAGGGTCACGAAGGGAGTGCTCGCGCCCACCTGCGCCAGCACGGGCCCAGCCGAGAGCACGGCCGACAGTGGCACCAGGAGCGATAGCAGTTTCCCACGAACGAGTGCTTTCATATCCATCCTGAGAATCAACACACACGCCCATGCAAGAAATTGGGACGCGGCTTTTTCATGAATATGACTAGTCAGCTCTCTGTGGATTGTCAACCGAACCCGACAACTCCGCCCCTGCTCCAGCAAGCCGGTGGGCTTTCCTGAGAAGATTCCAAGCCAGGCGTTGCAGCCCGCATTTCTCAGAGAGTTCTCAGTTGCGGCCATACGCCAGGCTCTACATCGAGTGAGTTCGCGAGGTTACAGATTCGCTTTACTTCATTGGCTCGCCTTGATTATGAGCCCCCCACCCTGGCTGTCGTCACGGAAGAACTTTGTCATTGTCTGCAAGGGCCTTCCCTGAAGGGACGGATCCAGCCGAAGCGGAGCGAATGCTCCGTGTGAACAGAAAGAATGACATGTCTATATTTAGAATCCGACTCGCCTTGGTGGCGCTACTAGGGTTTGTGTGCGCGTGTACCCCGGCCAAAGAGGGGCCGTCGAAGAAGGCGTTGTCGAACGATGGACTCGAACAACTCCAGCGTTACATCGACGAACGCTTGTTCGATGACCTCTCGAAGTTCGTCGCGGTCCAGACCTACCGCGGGGCGGACCTGTCCGAGGCCCAGGTCGTGGCCAACATCCAGCAGCTCCAACAGGAATTGCAGCTCCAGACGGAGCAGTTCAATGCGACGCAGCAGGTCCACAAGCTCGTCCCCTTCGAGTGGAAGAAGACGATCAATGGCCGTGAGTACTGGCTCTTCGGCGTGCGCGTGGGCTCCGGGCCGCGCCGGGTCGCGCTGAGCAGCCATCTGGACACGGTTCCCGCTGGGAACCAGGACAGTTGGGCGCCCTTCACGCTCGTGAAGGAGCAGCGGCTCTATCTGGGCTCGGAGCAGGAATTCTACGTCGGCCGCGGCTCCATCGACGACAAGGGCCCCGCCCTCGTCGCCTTCAACGTCCTGAAGGCCGTGGCCCGGCAGTTCGACGGAGATCCCAGGCTCGACCGCGTCACCCTGGAGGTCCTCTTCGACACCTCGGAGGAGACCGACATGGCGATGCCCTACTACCTGGAAGACAAGCCGGAGGAGAACCCGAACCTGGGGGTCATCTTCGACGGCATCTGGTGCGTGCGCGCCGAGAAGGGAATGGAGCGCCCCGTCTTCACCATCAAGCGCGGGACCGCGGCGCCAACGGGCGTGTGGATTGAATCGCTCAACACCCCCCAGGGGCCCGTGAACCAGATTGCCGACTCGGCCACCGCCGTCATCCGCTCGGACTCCCCGCGGGCGCTCCAGAACTTCGCCCAGCAGGTGGCGTCTCTGTACCAGGGCCATGGATTCGACGACCCCGCCTATCGCCGGGCCCAACTGACCGTGGACACGTCGGGACTGGCCAACAACCGCCTCGTCCTCACCACCAAGGTGAGCGGTGCGCAGCACGCCTCGACGCCGGATGAGAACCGGGAGGGGGGCGCCAACCCGCTGGTCTCGCTGGCCAACTTCTTGAGCTCGCAGGTGGGCAACCCGCTGGCGCGCAATGAAATCAGCGAGATGGCCCGATTCATCACCTGGAGCTGGGGCACCCAGGTCTTCGGCGAGCACCACCCGGACCTGCTGCTGAGCAACGATGCGGTCTTCACGGCGGGCAACGGGACGACGTATGCCGTGACCCGCTTCTACACCGACCCGGCGGGCGCTCCCGACATCGCCGCGCGGGTAGAGGTCGACGTCCGCTATGCCCTTGGCCACAACAGCGTGGCCTGGGACGGCAAGACCGAGGGCCTGGTCGGAGTCAAGGGAACTCCCAGCCGCTTCCCGGGAATCTTCACGCGGTTGCTGGGGCAATTCCCCGCCGAGGCCGGGTACACCCTCGCATTCCAGACGACGACCTTGTTTCCACCCGACGTCCGGCTGACGACGGGCGATACGTTCCAGCGCGTCAGCTCGGCGTACGAGCAGCTCCTCGGCGAGCAGTGTCCGACACTGGCGGTGGGTGGCGCGACGAATGCCAAGGGCAATACGCACCTGATCGCCGCTGGCGCGCTGTTCACCAAGAAGTTGGGGCCGCCCATCAACTTCCACGGCATCAACGAGGGCGCTCCGGTCGGGGATCTGCGCAAGAGCGCCAACATCCTCTACAACCTGTTGACGGATGAGGTGGAAGGCGCGGCCAAGGCCTCGTCCACCGTCCCGCCCCTCTTCACGCCGATGCGCGTCACGCCGGACTTCCACTAGTCCGCGACGAGAAGCCTCCAGCGACGTTCCGCGCGACCCCGTCCCCTCCCGCCGAGGATGGGGTCACGCGGGCTCCCCCACCAGGAGGGGTGAGGGACCGCTCAGGGCTAACGGACCCAGGAGACGTTGCTGACGGAGAACTTCGAGCCGTCCTGCTTCTCCGCGTTCGTGTAGGGCGAGTACACGCGCGTGGAGAAGGTGTTCGCGGCGGTGTCGACCTCGATCAGCCGCGTCGGGTTCGTCGACGAGTCATGGTAGGTGGTCAGGATCTGGTGGATCTCGTTGCCCTGGATGCCGGTCGTCTTCCGGTAGGCCGAGGTGCCCACGTGACCGGAGAAGATGAACCGCACGTTGGCGTACTGCTTGAGCGCGTTGTCGAACACGTACTGGGGGCTGTTGTTGCCATAGCCCCCGTTGCTCTGCTCGATGGCACCGCTGCTCGTCTGGTGCGAGTGGGTGATGACGATGACGTTGTGGCGGGGATGCTGGGCCAGCACGGTCTTCGCCCACTCGACCGCGCCCGTGCGCGCCCACAGCTCCAGGTTGAGCACGAGCCAGTTCAGGCCTCCCGCCGTGAACGTGTGATAGGCGTTGTCACACTTCCCCGTCTCGTACACGCCCGCGAGCGCCTGGAACCGCGTCACCGGAAAGTACGTGTTGAACGTGGTGGTGTTGCGCAGGTTGGCGTTCACGTTGCCCGGGCAGGCACTGCCGCCAGGGCACGTGGCCGCCGAGTCATGATTGCCAATGGCGAGCGCGTAGGGAATCCCGGCGGCGTCCAGCTTCTCGAGGGCATTGCTGGCGCGCTCGTACTGGATGTGGTCGGGCGTGTCCCAGTTCTGCATGTCTCCGGTCTGCGTCACGAAGCGGATGTCGAGCGCGGACCTGTTGTCGACGAGCCATTGCATGCGGTGGTCGATGAGCGTCGAGTTGCTGACGACCTCGTTCTGCGTGTCCGGGATGACGACGAAGGTGAACTTCGTGTCGACTGGCTGGGGGGAGGAAGGCGCGGCGTAGAGCTTGATGCCCTCGTCGGCCCACCCGGCGGCGCGCAGGCTGTCACGCTCGGCCTGGGTGGTGGCGAAGCGGTGCTTCTTGAGCGTCGTGTTGGAGAAGCGGTACACGGGCACGAGGCACGCGTCCGCCGTCTTCGAGGCGTAGAAGCCGATGCCCTCGTCGGTGGTGAAGCCCCCCGTGCTCACCAGGTCCTGCTTCTCCGTCGCGTCGATGGTCCAGAAGTGCTCGCCCCGGCTCGGGCTGTAGATGCGGTAGACGGGAGACAACCCCGTCCCCGTGGCGCTGGCGGCGCGGAAGGCCACGCCGCGGTCATCGGTATAGCCGTAGGTGGTCGCGGCGTTGGCCGCCTCGTTCGCGTTGGTCGTGTAGAGGCTGTCGCCCGAGCTCGTCCGGATGCGGTGATACACGGGGGCACTCAGGGCGGCGCAGTCCAACGCGGACCCGACGGTGGCGAACTCGGGAGCCTCGGCCGGGAGGCTGTCTCCACAGGCGGAAAGCCCGCCCGCCAGTGCCAGGGATGCGACGAAT encodes the following:
- a CDS encoding glycosyl hydrolase family 28-related protein; amino-acid sequence: MKALVRGKLLSLLVPLSAVLSAGPVLAQVGASTPFVTLEAEAGTLGGGATLRALAPGPLPAASTPELEASGRQFVQLDATGESVSWTNTTGIAIDRMVIRASIPDAPGGGGITATLNLYVDGVMRQAITLSSHQSWVYGTGTWDNNSPSGGAPQRFYDDQRVAITGTPIAPGSRFMLRKDAANTAAFYHLDLVDVERAPAARVQPTNTLSITSYGAVADDNGDDSDAIQNCINAAQAQGKGVWIPAGRFDTRRVISAKGITLSGAGMWYTTLYRDVPIPNQGIDHWWELENCTLRDVFIDVPSTGRNRNLGASYGLTLSGATGWLVERVWIQHTDAAMWASGSHGTVRDSRILNPWADGINLNSGPGADHAGYNLTAQNNYVRGSGDDGLAINADVLWPQMDTVRLLNNTSICAVGANTLRIAGGRNVTVQGNLVADPAQEVGMVVGVFHAGRALESALVQGNTILRGGGFRPYGGVNAAAVIGHDNTPVAATFDGNLIIDSLGEGVLIGTYDVDLVFSDNTITHPAANGIRIKAGTTGTGDFELNTVSDLANGQLAFVNGSSGFATTFAGNSWDTSAPGVVFFQDINYGGVAGPALPVGNYTLAQLSALGVPNDWASSVRVPSGRTLIMYSDDNFSGASWTRTADTPDFTTLSPNANNVMSSCRIQ
- a CDS encoding flavin monoamine oxidase family protein → MMKRRYWLSSLLMVVLAIQSCSGRTPEPPATPSRDAPVVIVGAGLTGLTLAYELNKAGINSLLVEAAPRLGGRVQTITFSDGATAEAHMEEFFERSPAVALLRELNLPLSEDVAHSSVRLDGQIHPYQGEGARDTYLAGIFNEEERAAFLRWNAKAWNLYSQLHASHEAGTPLTPELDALMHISFAEFIAREGLPHKVSEWIRVTLEPEIAIEWDKISALDGLDEMRLFLDSPEGFGEKNYHVLGGNTLFTEGLAAHLRPGQLMTQARVTAVEQTDSGVKVRVLQDDRQFLDITGRMVVVTVPVNLLGRIQFSPSLSREKWQAIQTTKMGSYVKVHFRVAPEASPLWEVNGENVLTLLSDSPAGSIYDVSELQENEQQPRDRVLTLLLHARFAREVMNLPVDEMREKSAEALDTLFPGVRQHIRSSEIFVYPQAVAYWPLELGRSRFDALANELRRPQGRLYIGGDTTENSHSEGAVIAGLRIARQIIERRNELREPVESPRAAAR
- a CDS encoding metallophosphoesterase; the encoded protein is MRTLRFVASLALAGGLSACGDSLPAEAPEFATVGSALDCAALSAPVYHRIRTSSGDSLYTTNANEAANAATTYGYTDDRGVAFRAASATGTGLSPVYRIYSPSRGEHFWTIDATEKQDLVSTGGFTTDEGIGFYASKTADACLVPVYRFSNTTLKKHRFATTQAERDSLRAAGWADEGIKLYAAPSSPQPVDTKFTFVVIPDTQNEVVSNSTLIDHRMQWLVDNRSALDIRFVTQTGDMQNWDTPDHIQYERASNALEKLDAAGIPYALAIGNHDSAATCPGGSACPGNVNANLRNTTTFNTYFPVTRFQALAGVYETGKCDNAYHTFTAGGLNWLVLNLELWARTGAVEWAKTVLAQHPRHNVIVITHSHQTSSGAIEQSNGGYGNNSPQYVFDNALKQYANVRFIFSGHVGTSAYRKTTGIQGNEIHQILTTYHDSSTNPTRLIEVDTAANTFSTRVYSPYTNAEKQDGSKFSVSNVSWVR
- a CDS encoding DUF533 domain-containing protein; the protein is MTREYPQEQLMAFVQAMANVAASDGRITEDERQQLDEVVIGMGLSPSDEQVAALIEQEFQKPSRLTDIVGKIEIRELRASLLRMIVEVACADGEIANEERASVKEAAGAFGFDVSVADELIDWTLASIKLEQREREIMAKLL
- a CDS encoding M20/M25/M40 family metallo-hydrolase produces the protein MSNDGLEQLQRYIDERLFDDLSKFVAVQTYRGADLSEAQVVANIQQLQQELQLQTEQFNATQQVHKLVPFEWKKTINGREYWLFGVRVGSGPRRVALSSHLDTVPAGNQDSWAPFTLVKEQRLYLGSEQEFYVGRGSIDDKGPALVAFNVLKAVARQFDGDPRLDRVTLEVLFDTSEETDMAMPYYLEDKPEENPNLGVIFDGIWCVRAEKGMERPVFTIKRGTAAPTGVWIESLNTPQGPVNQIADSATAVIRSDSPRALQNFAQQVASLYQGHGFDDPAYRRAQLTVDTSGLANNRLVLTTKVSGAQHASTPDENREGGANPLVSLANFLSSQVGNPLARNEISEMARFITWSWGTQVFGEHHPDLLLSNDAVFTAGNGTTYAVTRFYTDPAGAPDIAARVEVDVRYALGHNSVAWDGKTEGLVGVKGTPSRFPGIFTRLLGQFPAEAGYTLAFQTTTLFPPDVRLTTGDTFQRVSSAYEQLLGEQCPTLAVGGATNAKGNTHLIAAGALFTKKLGPPINFHGINEGAPVGDLRKSANILYNLLTDEVEGAAKASSTVPPLFTPMRVTPDFH
- a CDS encoding sensor histidine kinase, with the translated sequence MFTRSPVPFIIFDAGGHARLSNRAYREMFGAEPPPGYNLFEDKESERTGLVGFVRRAFRGETIQAPTVWYDPNAHRELGVREARRAAISCTFFPLMGARGDVSHVAIAFKDETAEWVAREEAEAERDRLREVVAEKESLGKNLRMLEMLFQSSSIGVVFGMPDAQGLTWANPAFCRMHGYSPSDMEGMALEALFAPEERARLPELLRQVHEEGHVTWESVHLRQDGSRFPVMLEMTAVRDAAGAILARGVTVQDISEHKRVEAERVAHLQRTSKLQEVTAAFSRALTPAEVARISASAGIELLGARAGGLSLLSPDGTELIAVGTVGLGDDPIRQYSRIPMTTKLVPVDAVKTRRPIFCDSEEDYLREYPDAARTDTFQGGTRTSLPLCVEDRVIGSMGFAYETWCPLSREERELQQALAHLCAQVLERARLYAEQRRAEQRASFLAQVGTALMQSLDYEATLTRIAQLAVPAIADWCTVTALHDERSLDRIVAVHKDADKLPLLEELERRFSPNHHRDERYLRVLRQGRPHLVDVVDEAVLVGGTQNEEHLRLIRALGVSSCIMVPLVTRGRPMGVISLMRSEPGQSYGPADLALAEELAGRAAMALENALLYKEAREAIRARDTFLGIASHELNTPLTSLKLNLHGLRRGLESLLPGVIAETVRVKFPSIQRQVDRLASLVRELLDVSRITEGRLNLEVGEVDLVAVTREVAARCAEDAARAGCELRLDVPDSVVGEWDRLRLDQVLQNLLSNALKYGHGQPVTVTVRADAASATVTVRDHGIGIAAEAQARLFQKFERVASERNYSGFGLGLWIVKQILDAMGGGIQVESAPGHGATFSVVLPRTRPR